GACTCACTCTGCGTCGAAACAGGTTAAGTTGCAAACACTGTTATCAAACTTTCCATGCAACGTTCTATTTTGTGACAATATAGCGATCATTCACTGTCTGTAAAAATACACAGAGTTTTTACTACAAGTACTCGTTCCACGAAAAATTGGGTTGACCCATTTCTTTGTAAACGTAAACATAAAGTCGTCGCATGTACACATCCCGACGCATGTAGTTGATCACGAGCCGACGCCCGACTGTTTGAATTGAACCGAGACGTACCGATCATTGTCGAATATGTCCGAAGCGTTTAATGTTCACAAATCGAACAAGATCAAGGAAACAAAAACACAATTTATTGAAAGACACACCGTAAAAATTTGATTTCAAGAAAACGTTTCCGTGAAAATCAGGCTGACATCTGAAGCCAAGATTTCCAGCTGAAGAGTCAGGGGTATTTTGACTTCTGGCGGCACACCTGTGTCTAAAACAATAGCTCTCGTGACAAAGATAGGATCCACCTTTTTTTTACTTTGTCTGTTCCATCAGTCCCCGCTGTTAACAATAAATTAACAGCGGAGACCGCCCAGTTTTACAATATTCGTGTACAGATGATTTGTACCGGAAGACGctcgaacgaaacaaacgaggcgcGATTGAGATGCCTGTAAAATAAGTCACGGTGCGACGGAGATACATCGGCACCGTCGGATCGAAGGAGCGAGGCGAGAGCGAACGTGACATACGACAGTTGGGATCTGCACTTCTAACAGTTCAACAAAGACTTAAAGAAGAAGGAGAGTCAGAAACTTAATTCAAAGACTCACACAAGAATTCTTTAAAACTCAATGAGTAAATTATAGAGATTTATTGAATGACTTATTTTTCAAATAAGTAATTGGGCCATTCCTAGCGGCACTGCAATGCCAGGCCGACCCGTGACAGAGGGGGAGCGAGCCCCGACCGCTCCGTCGGATTCCAAAAATCAGGTTAATATTCTGACTCCTCGATGAGGAGTGTATCAGATATTAAGCTGATAAGAACAGATACTACACTTTGATCTTAGCCATGAGGCCGAGAAGCGATACTGTTTGAGGTGAAAATGGATTTCTTATACTCTCTACTGTACACTTTCAGCAGCGAGAAGTCGCTCGAGTTCGGAGCCGCCTAGCGGTCGACGTGCGAGACATTCCCGACACGCGGTAgcactttactattttactTGCTTCTTGTATAGtagtttatttattaaataatacatattcaatgttaattaattaaataatatattggcTGCGCTACATATAAAACAGGTCGTAGTTGTCCAGATATATGAAGAAATGCTTTTAATCAGTTTTAATTTTAGTCAGCAGACAATCAATATTAATAACCATATACCTCAATTATTATTACGAATAGTTGTTGACGCTCAACTAATCATTAATTTATTTCAATGGGCCGTGAAACTTATTTTCAATACACATCAACgatcgtgtatttcgtttgaataaaatgtcaattattttttataaatcatcttgtaacatatttttaaaACTGTTTTTATTTAGGTTATTGTGTTCATATCAAATTTTTAATGTTACTAGCGGGTGGCCATCTAACTGTGACATAACGAGCTAGAATTGTAGCCATCTAACGGTCATATAACGAATCACTACCGTGTTTTTCAAatacaaatgaataaatcaCGCGAATTCTATTTCGATATTTCATTTCGACTATTCATTTCTCGACAAAGATTGTTGTTTAAAATTCACAGAGAGATTGTTATTAACACAGGGGTAAGAATATGaaatgtttaattaaaatgaTCAGTTGCGGGTATacagttttttttattaaagtaagaaagaaaaccaaaattaatataatttaaatatacttGTATCTGATGCTGTGGAACTTTGGGAATCACAATCAGAGAAAGGACTAGAAGTATTTGGTGCGGCATTAGATGTAGGTGAAGAAATAACAGTACGTGGGTGATTAGGATTTAAATGAGATGGTATCGGGGAAATAGCAGAATGTATTGGTTGCATACCATTACAAGGGATATTTGGCGGATAATGAGAAGGTGGTGTATGAGAAAGATGAGGAGGCTGCTGTGCGTATAAACCATTTGCAATGGCATTAATCATAGCAATCTTCACATTGGCTTTCCGTGAATTTGGGATCATTTTGAAGTCATGGAGAAGCGAAAGCAAAAAAAGTCTGTCTGGATCATTTCCTACAACCTCCCCATTCTCTTGCATACACTTCAGATTTTTGGCTAGAATAGTTGCTAAATCATTCTCAGAATTAGTTGCTTTTCTCTTCCCAAAAATTGTACTTGATTCCTCGGCTGGAGGTGTAGTCAACAAAACAGATAAAGGTACCTCTGTCGCCTCGATAGACTCGTCAATTTCAATCTCATCCTCTCCGATGTGGCTGAAACTGGCACTTGACCTATAAAACATTAAGTGGGCCcgataaataattttcaaaattacaTTAAAAATTGCACATACTCTGCATGAGACATGGATGGCATTAAAAATGACATCTGCTCAAAATACATATAAGTTTTCCATGTCTTGCCTGATCCAGGTTTGCAATGTTTTCTTTTTGCCAACTCTCTGGCAAATGAATTACGGAGGTTCTTCCAGCGTTTCTGTAAATCTTTTCCTGcaacaattcgaagacaatgtATTCTCGTACAATGTAATAACAAAATCGATGCCAGAAAGAACATAATATCAACCACCAGTATATACGtattacgatttttcgatgtGCGATCAAAGAATAGCATAGCTTACTACTATTTATCACGTTCTGCATAAATTACGGGAAAATCACGATTTTATAACAAAATCACTCACCAGTTTCATTTTGTTTATCTTTGTCCCATTTGTTTATATTCTCCTCTCCGTAGATCGCAATCATCACCTTCCTCCAAGCGTTCTCCTTTTTCCCCCTGTCCGCGTAATCACGATCACTCTTATCCCATAACGCCGGAAAATGTTGAACAGTGGTAATGAATCTGTTATTGTCGAACAGTACAATCTCCATGCTCAATGAATTCGAACCGAACCGATCGAAACACGGCAGCGTCGCCAGCACCCGCGTGAATGGCACTATTTCGCTTCAGTGTCGTGCAGACGTAAGCTCCATGCGATCATACGAAAAGGTTACGCTGTCGATTACGTCTCAAGGGATACATGAAATCGGTATTGTAATACTACAGCGTAGAGACCGTAGCCGACGATTTCATTCGGACCGATCATGATCAAACTGTTCGGTATTTATCATGCGCATCTCCGCAGAAGCGAAACTTCAGGTGTTCTATTGTTA
This genomic stretch from Megalopta genalis isolate 19385.01 chromosome 5, iyMegGena1_principal, whole genome shotgun sequence harbors:
- the LOC117220929 gene encoding uncharacterized protein LOC117220929; amino-acid sequence: MEIVLFDNNRFITTVQHFPALWDKSDRDYADRGKKENAWRKVMIAIYGEENINKWDKDKQNETGKDLQKRWKNLRNSFARELAKRKHCKPGSGKTWKTYMYFEQMSFLMPSMSHAESSASFSHIGEDEIEIDESIEATEVPLSVLLTTPPAEESSTIFGKRKATNSENDLATILAKNLKCMQENGEVVGNDPDRLFLLSLLHDFKMIPNSRKANVKIAMINAIANGLYAQQPPHLSHTPPSHYPPNIPCNGMQPIHSAISPIPSHLNPNHPRTVISSPTSNAAPNTSSPFSDCDSQSSTASDTSIFKLY